The following is a genomic window from Sebaldella sp. S0638.
CCAAAATAGCAATTGCGGTTTTTATAATTTTGTCTTTTATATTTTTAACGACTACCTGTGATTCTTCGGCATATATTCTGGCAACTATATCTACACGTAAAATAAAAATAGGGCAGGAACCCACAAAGGTAAGCAGGCTTTTATGGAGCATTGCTATAATAATACTTCCTGTTGTACTTCTTATAGTAGGAGGGATAAATACCGTGAAACTAGTGTCTGTTCTTGGCTCAGTTCCACTTTTGATAATTTTGCTTAAAATGATTGTTAATTTTATTAAAGATGTAAAAAAAGATATTAATACCGGAGGATGAATTATGAAAATGATAAAAGAGTTAGCCAGAGAAACAGAGGTTCTAGCAGAAGTAGATGTTTTGGTAGTAGGAAGCGGACCCTCAGGACTTGCAGCTGCAATAGGTGCAGCGAGAGAAGGTGCCGATACTTTAATTTTAGAAAGATATGGGTGCTTTGGGGGAGTAATAACGCAGGTAGGAGTAGAAGGTTTTGCATGGTACAGACATAAGGAAACTATAGAAGCCGGCGGACTTGTTCCAGAATTTGAGAATAAATTCAAAGATATTGCTGGTGCGAATCCTGAATGTCAGTCGGAAAGTCAGGCACTGGATGCTGAAATGTTTAAATATGTTGCAGATGAAATGATACTGGAAAATAATATAAAACCACTTTTGCATTGTACAGCTGTGGATGTAATAATTGAAGATAATATAATTAAAGGAATAATCACTGAAAGTAAATCAGGAAGACTTGTTATTCTGGCTAAGAGAGTGATTGACTGTACAGGTGATGCAGATATAGCTGCTTTGGCTGGGGCACCATACCTAAAAGCTACTAAAAATGAACTAATGAGTGTAACTACGATGTTTCACTGTAAAAACGTGGATATAGACAGATTTAATGATTATGTGAAAAATGATTTGAAACCCACTTATAAGGACTGGGGGGGGTATTGGTCAATAGAAACAACAGGCAAAGAAGATGACTTATTCAGCCCTTATTTTGAAAAACCTTTTGTGGAAGGTGCAGAAGAAGGAATTGTACCTAAAGAGGAAGATGTCTGTCTTGGAGGAACATGGAGTTCTGTAACTCCTGAGGGTGAGGTAACACAGTTAAATGTTGTTTTCATTTCCAATATAGACTGTACAGATGTAAAAGATCTTACAAAGGCAGAAATAGCGGGAAGGAGAAATGCCTTGTATTCTGTAGAGATACTTAGAAATAAAGTACCGGGATTTGAAAATGCAAAGTTAAGAAATTTTGGTATGACACTTGGAACAAGGGAATCAAGGAAGATAGAGGGGCATTATTCACTGACAAAATATGATGTTATGAATCAGCAGAAATTCGAGGATTCTATAGCTATTTTCCCGGAATTTATTGATGGAGTAGGGTATTTGATAAAACCAACAACAGGAAGATATTATCAAATTCCTTACAGATGTATTTTGCCTCAGAAAATAGATAATCTTCTGGTAGCCGGAAGAAGTATAAGCGGAGATAAAATAGCACATGTATCTTTTAGAAATATGGCATGCTGTGTAGCAACAGGACAGGCAGCCGGAATAGCAGCAGCAGTTTCAATAAAAGAAGGAACCACTACTGCAAATACAGATGTAAAAAAGATTCAGGAATCTCTTATTAATCAAGGAATAAGAATTTTTTAGCATTAATTCAAAATAAAATTTTAGAAACAGATGTAATTTAAAAATTTTATAGATATTTCTTTTAAATTCAAAAGTAATATGTTATAATTTTTTGAAATTCAATTTCAAATAATGGAATAAAAAATACAAAAAAGATTTTTCGGAGGTAATAACATGAATGTATCAGAAATAATTGTAAAAATTCTCGAAAAAGAGGGAATTAGCGATGCTTTTGGCATACCAGGGGCAGGAATAAACGGTTTGTACAAATATCTTGAGAAAAGCAACAAAATAGATCATTATACTGTAAGGCATGAAGAGTGTGCAGTGCATGCTGCCGGAGGATATTACAGAGCAAGTGGAAAGATTGCAGCTGCTTTGTGTACTTCAGGACCCGGAGCTACGAACTTTGTGACAGGAATATATACGGCAAATATAGATTCTATTCCTATAATTGCTATTACAGGACAGGCAGTGACGAGCCAGCTCGGAAAAGATGCTTTTCAATGTGTGGACATAGCTAAAATATGTGAACCTATAGCTAAAGCTACATACTGTATAACTGATGTTTCTAATGTAGTAAAAACTTTTCAGGAGGCATTCAAAAAAGCAAGGGAAGGGAAGCCGGGTCCCGTGGTAATAGACTTGCCTCTGGATATACAGCTTGCAGATATAGATTATAATATGGAGGAGTATGAAGTATTAAACTATGATTTTCCAAAAGCAGAAGAAAAGGATATAAAAAAGGCTGTGGAAATGCTGAAAGAATCCGAAAGTCCCGTTATTATAATGGGAGGCGGAGTAGTACTTGCAGATTCCTGTGATCTTTTGGTAAAATTTGCGGAAAAAATGCAGATTCCTGTTATTACTACTTATATGGCAAAAGGAGGAATACCCGAAAATCACCCGTTAAATGCCGGACATGCAGGAATTCAGGTAGGACAGCCCATAGGAAACAAAGTTCTTTTGGATTCTGATCTGATATTGGGAGTAGGTTGCCGTTTTACAGACAGACATACCGGAGATATAAAAGTGTACAAAGGAAACAGAAAATTTATTCACATTAATATTGAAAAAAATGAGATAGATAAAATAATAAAAGCTGATTTGGGAATAGTTTCTGATGCTAAATATGCAGTAAAGGCACTTTTAAAAGAAGCAGAAACAGAAAGAAATACTGAATCATCTGATAAAAGGATTAAGGAATTACAAATTTTGAAAAAGGAACTGGAAAGAAAAACTGATTATAAGTGTGTTCCGATAAAACCGCAGAGAGTATTTAAAGAATTAAATGATTATTTTGATGATGAAATAATGTATACAACAGGATGCGGAATTACGCAGATATGGTCAGGACAGCTTCAAAAAATCAATAAACCGAGAAAATATCTGGCTTCAGGAGGTGCAGGGACTTTAGGATATGATATACCTACAGCTTTTGGTGCAATGATAGCAGATAAAGGAAGAAAAGCTGTTGCGGTTATGGGGGACTTCGGATTTACATTTCACGCGCAAGAACTGGCAGTAGCCGCAAAATATAAGGTTCCATTAATAGTAGTTTTAGTTAATAATGCTTATCTGGGGCTTATAAGGCAAAATCAAAAATATGCGTACGGATATGAATACGGGGTGGAAATGAAAGAAAACCATACAATGATGGATTATATCAAGGTTGCTGAAGGACTGGCATGTGCCGGAGAAAGAGTTTTTGAACCTGATAAAATAAAAGAAGCATTGGATAGAGCATATAAGTCGGAAGTCCCGTATATTATTGATATAGTAGTGGAAGAAGGGGCTGATTGTTCAATGGGAGTAGCCATCGATGCAATACGTGAGTTTGTATAAAATAAAAAATTACAGAAAAGGAGAGTTAGAATGAATGAGATGATACAGAAATATTTTAATATAGGTATAGTTCACTTTATGGCTTTTCCTGAAACAATAAAGGGTGAAGGTCCTATTCTGGAAACTGTGAAGAAAATAGCAAAAGATGAGTATTTTAACGCAATAGAAGTAACATGGATAAAAGATTCGAATACAAGAAGGCAGGTCAAAGAGGTGCTTGAGCAGGCACATATAAAGGTCTGCTACGGAGCACAGCCAAGGCTTTTGACAACAGGTCTTAATCCTAATCATATAATAGAAGAGGAAAGACAAAAGGCCGAAAAAACCCTGCTGGAAGCTATTGATGAAGCAGAAGAACTGGGAGCTAAAGGAATTGCTTTTTTAGCAGGAAAATATGAAGAAGAAACTAAAAAAGAAGCCTTTGAACAATTGTTGAAAACTACAAAAAATCTTTGTGATTATGCAAAAAAGAAGGATATGAATATTGTTTTGGAAGTTTTTGATTTTGATTTGGATAAAAAATCATTAATAGGGCCTGCACCTTATGCACTTAAATTCGCAGAGGCAATGAGGGAATATACAAATAATTTCGGACTGATGGTAGATCTTTCACATATTCCTCAGACTTATGAGTCTTCAAAATTTGTTTTGGAAGTTCTAAAGCCTTATATAGTGCACTTTCATATAGGGAATGGGGTTTTGAATAGTGAGGCAGAGGCTTTCGGAGATACACATCCGAGATTTGGTTTCCCAAATAGTGAAAATGATATAAATGAAGTACTGGAATTCTTAAAATGTATTAAGAACACAGGTTTTTTAGACCCGGAAAATCCTATGGTACTTTCATTTGAAGTAAAACCCTGGAAAGATGAGGATCCTGACATCATTATTGCTAATTCAAAGAGAGTTTTGAACAGAGCATGGTCATTATTATAATTATTTCATAATAAAGGAGAAATACATGAGAAAAATTGTAGTTTTAGATGGTTATACGCTGAATCCCGGCGATTTGTCATGGAGCAGCCTTGAGAAGCTCGGTGAATTAAAAGTATACGACAGAACGGAAAAAAAAGATGTCATAGAAAGAATAGGAAATGCTGAATATATTTTTACCAATAAAACGCTAATAACCAAAGAAATTTTGGATGCATGTCCCAACATAAAATTTATAGGAGTACTCGCTACAGGATATAATGTAGTGGATTTTGAAGAAGCAGGAAAAAGAAATATACCTGTGTGTAATATTCCTACTTATGGAACAGCGGCAGTCGCACAGTTTGTTTTTGCCCTTCTTTTGGAAATATGCAACGGGGTGGGACATCATAATGAGGCAGTAAAAGCAGGGAAATGGAGTGAGTGTCCGGATTTTTGTTTCTGGGACACGCCGCAGATAGAGCTGGACGGGAAGACTATGGGAATAATCGGCTTTGGAAGAATAGGGCAAAATACTGCAAAACTGGCAAATGCTTTTGGTATGAAAGTACTGGCATATGATAAAAATAAAATAGAAGGAATCGAAAATGAAAATCTAAAATATTCTGAATTGGATGAATTATTTAGAAAATCTGA
Proteins encoded in this region:
- a CDS encoding FAD-dependent oxidoreductase, giving the protein MKMIKELARETEVLAEVDVLVVGSGPSGLAAAIGAAREGADTLILERYGCFGGVITQVGVEGFAWYRHKETIEAGGLVPEFENKFKDIAGANPECQSESQALDAEMFKYVADEMILENNIKPLLHCTAVDVIIEDNIIKGIITESKSGRLVILAKRVIDCTGDADIAALAGAPYLKATKNELMSVTTMFHCKNVDIDRFNDYVKNDLKPTYKDWGGYWSIETTGKEDDLFSPYFEKPFVEGAEEGIVPKEEDVCLGGTWSSVTPEGEVTQLNVVFISNIDCTDVKDLTKAEIAGRRNALYSVEILRNKVPGFENAKLRNFGMTLGTRESRKIEGHYSLTKYDVMNQQKFEDSIAIFPEFIDGVGYLIKPTTGRYYQIPYRCILPQKIDNLLVAGRSISGDKIAHVSFRNMACCVATGQAAGIAAAVSIKEGTTTANTDVKKIQESLINQGIRIF
- a CDS encoding thiamine pyrophosphate-dependent enzyme, yielding MNVSEIIVKILEKEGISDAFGIPGAGINGLYKYLEKSNKIDHYTVRHEECAVHAAGGYYRASGKIAAALCTSGPGATNFVTGIYTANIDSIPIIAITGQAVTSQLGKDAFQCVDIAKICEPIAKATYCITDVSNVVKTFQEAFKKAREGKPGPVVIDLPLDIQLADIDYNMEEYEVLNYDFPKAEEKDIKKAVEMLKESESPVIIMGGGVVLADSCDLLVKFAEKMQIPVITTYMAKGGIPENHPLNAGHAGIQVGQPIGNKVLLDSDLILGVGCRFTDRHTGDIKVYKGNRKFIHINIEKNEIDKIIKADLGIVSDAKYAVKALLKEAETERNTESSDKRIKELQILKKELERKTDYKCVPIKPQRVFKELNDYFDDEIMYTTGCGITQIWSGQLQKINKPRKYLASGGAGTLGYDIPTAFGAMIADKGRKAVAVMGDFGFTFHAQELAVAAKYKVPLIVVLVNNAYLGLIRQNQKYAYGYEYGVEMKENHTMMDYIKVAEGLACAGERVFEPDKIKEALDRAYKSEVPYIIDIVVEEGADCSMGVAIDAIREFV
- a CDS encoding sugar phosphate isomerase/epimerase, encoding MNEMIQKYFNIGIVHFMAFPETIKGEGPILETVKKIAKDEYFNAIEVTWIKDSNTRRQVKEVLEQAHIKVCYGAQPRLLTTGLNPNHIIEEERQKAEKTLLEAIDEAEELGAKGIAFLAGKYEEETKKEAFEQLLKTTKNLCDYAKKKDMNIVLEVFDFDLDKKSLIGPAPYALKFAEAMREYTNNFGLMVDLSHIPQTYESSKFVLEVLKPYIVHFHIGNGVLNSEAEAFGDTHPRFGFPNSENDINEVLEFLKCIKNTGFLDPENPMVLSFEVKPWKDEDPDIIIANSKRVLNRAWSLL
- a CDS encoding D-2-hydroxyacid dehydrogenase, translating into MRKIVVLDGYTLNPGDLSWSSLEKLGELKVYDRTEKKDVIERIGNAEYIFTNKTLITKEILDACPNIKFIGVLATGYNVVDFEEAGKRNIPVCNIPTYGTAAVAQFVFALLLEICNGVGHHNEAVKAGKWSECPDFCFWDTPQIELDGKTMGIIGFGRIGQNTAKLANAFGMKVLAYDKNKIEGIENENLKYSELDELFRKSDVISLHCPLFPETEGIINKDNIEKMKNSVIIINTSRGPLIVEKDLKEGLEAGKVYAAAIDVVSKEPIEPDNILLNCEKAIITPHIAWAPKESRERLLNIAVENLDSFIKGKIKNAVNM